The Tigriopus californicus strain San Diego chromosome 5, Tcal_SD_v2.1, whole genome shotgun sequence genome includes a region encoding these proteins:
- the LOC131881172 gene encoding four and a half LIM domains protein 2-like isoform X2 produces MSTGGVQVLPAGNDKGRKVKKVVKTTRKGGSGSQEIMTEVTTTTTATSEYATRENGYQNGYGASTQRSDQFIEEKMFCHHCDESLAGHRYVLRDDHPYCIKCYENVFANNCDECGKLIGIDSKDLSYKEKHWHESCFVCSKCRTSLVDKQFGSKADRIYCGPCYDAQFATRCDGCGDVFRAGMKKMEYKTRQWHEKCFVCCMCDNAIGTKSFIPKEQDIYCAKCYEDKFATKCTKCKKVITQGGVTYRNDPWHRECFTCTHCEKSLAGQRFTSREDKPYCADCFGELFSKRCTACAKPITGIGGTRFISFEGRHWHNDCFLCSSCKVSMVGKGFITDSEDILCPDCAKKRLMADTVEQ; encoded by the exons ATGTCCACTGGAGGTGTCCAAGTTCTGCCTGCGGGCAATGACAAGGGAAGGAAAGTGAAAAAGGTGGTCAAAACCACGCGTAAAGGGGGATCCGGATCCCAAGAGATCATGACGGAGGTGACCACGACCACTACGGCCACATCCGAATATGCCACCCGAGAGAATGGATACCAGAACGGATACGG tGCCAGTACCCAACGTTCCGACCAATTCATTGAAGAAAAGATGTTTTGCCACCATTGCGATGAGTCCTTGGCTGGGCACCGATATGTCTTACGGGACGACCATCCCTACTGCATTAAGTGCTACGAAAACGTATTTGCCAATAATTGCGACGAGTGCGGAAAACTTATTGGAATTGATTCCAAG GATTTGTCTTACAAGGAGAAGCATTGGCACGAATCGTGCTTTGTGTGCTCCAAATGCCGGACTTCGCTCGTGGACAAACAATTCGGATCCAAAGCCGATCGGATCTATTGTGGCCCATGCTATGACGCCCAATTTGCAACCCGATGCGATGGATGTGGCGACGTGTTCAGAGCTG gcatgaaaaaaatggaatacaaGACGAGGCAATGGCATGAGAAATGCTTCGTGTGCTGCATGTGCGATAATGCCATTGGAACTAAGTCCTTTATCCCCAAGGAGCAGGATATCTACTGTGCAAAGTGCTATGAGGACAAATTCGCTACCAAGTGCACGAAATGCAAGAAG gtgaTCACCCAAGGAGGCGTGACCTACCGCAATGATCCTTGGCACAGAGAGTGCTTCACTTGTACCCATTGCGAGAAATCCTTGGCCGGACAAAGATTCACCTCCCGGGAGGACAAACCCTATTGTGCGGATTGCTTTGGAGAGTTGTTCTCCAAGCGGTGCACTGCATGTGCCAAACCTATCACAG GAATCGGTGGAACGCGATTCATTTCGTTTGAGGGACGCCATTGGCACAATGATTGTTTCTTGTGCTCATCCTGCAAGGTGTCCATGGTCGGCAAGGGTTTCATCACGGATAGCGAGGATATTTTGTGTCCGGATTGCGCAAAAAAGCGCTTAATGGCCGACACGGTTGAGCAATGA